The Synchiropus splendidus isolate RoL2022-P1 chromosome 1, RoL_Sspl_1.0, whole genome shotgun sequence genome includes a window with the following:
- the LOC128768213 gene encoding proteinase-activated receptor 3-like, with protein MKSLLLVFVVVLCQQATFQKQEINSPDLENLSFTGHVNNIFNKNVEQEVGTNPRPHPGLTPDNNNTGVYLRSALSTKVIPFVYILVITIGVPSNVAILCTLLKKIRKVSSSILYSSLAVSDLLLLLSLVLKAHYHLHGNQWKFGEIACRVVTACFYGNLYCSAQTLACISVTRYLAVVHPFVYRSMPQKRITALICFANWAVFAAAMVPELLIQQTYKITTEDLVTCHDVLPLDMASHRFLLPYNIAMTVIGLLAPLVATVWSYNRIIVALNRSHLDWAKYIKVSFLVLFIFLVCFTPAGVLHMVHYVKLTLHHVDIFYAWFNVAVCLCCLHACLDPFLFLLMSHSTSQYFGMKKKALNTSDTV; from the exons ATGAAGAGTCTTCTGCTGGTCTTTGTCGTCGTCCTCTGTCAACAGGCAACGTTCCAAAAACAAG agaTAAACAGCCCTGACCTGGAGAACTTAAGCTTTACTGGGCATGTCAACAACATATTCAACAAGAATGTGGAACAAGAAGTGGGGACCAACCCACGCCCTCATCCTGGGCTGACGCcggacaacaacaacacgggCGTATACCTGCGCAGCGCTCTCAGCACCAAAGTCATCCCCTTCGTCTACATCCTGGTCATCACCATTGGTGTCCCGTCCAACGTTGCCATATTGTGCACGCTGCTGAAGAAAATCCGTAAAGTTTCCTCAAGCATCCTGTACTCCAGCCTGGCAGTCtccgacctcctcctcctcctctccctcgtcTTGAAGGCTCACTaccatctccatggcaaccagtGGAAGTTCGGGGAGATCGCCTGTCGGGTGGTGACGGCCTGTTTCTATGGAAACCTCTACTGCTCCGCGCAGACGCTGGCTTGCATCAGCGTCACGCGCTACCTGGCTGTGGTGCACCCCTTTGTTTACCGGAGTATGCCCCAGAAGCGCATCACCGCCTTGATCTGCTTCGCCAACTGGGCCGTGTTTGCCGCCGCCATGGTGCCCGAGCTCCTGATACAGCAGACGTACAAGATTACCACTGAGGACCTTGTCACCTGCCACGACGTCTTGCCCTTGGACATGGCCTCACACAGGTTCCTCCTCCCCTATAACATTGCAATGACGGTCATTGGCCTGCTGGCGCCCCTGGTGGCCACGGTTTGGAGCTACAACAGAATCATTGTGGCGCTGAACCGGTCCCATCTGGACTGGGCCAAGTACATCAAGGTGAGCTTCCTGGTCCTTTTCATCTTCCTGGTGTGCTTCACCCCCGCCGGGGTCCTGCACATGGTCCACTACGTGAAGCTGACACTGCACCACGTAGACATCTTCTACGCCTGGTTCAACGTGGCCGTGTGTCTGTGCTGCCTGCACGCCTGCCTGGAccccttcctgttcctgctcaTGTCCCACTCAACCTCGCAATACTTTGGCATGAAAAAGAAGGCTCTAAACACATCGGACACTGTGTGA